The proteins below come from a single Borreliella afzelii genomic window:
- a CDS encoding NAD(P)H-dependent glycerol-3-phosphate dehydrogenase — protein sequence MKISVIGAGAWGTAIAKSLADKFDFNIFLWSFEEDVKNGINNDNVNAKYLKGIKLPKNLVASSDLFEVVSMSDYIFIVTPSLFTVDILKKLDQFFNSLKIKPKLAILTKGFITFNGKTQTVIEAAERVMKGYKDEITYIVGPSHAEEVGLGVITGLVAASNNRENAYLFINLFAQTPISLFYSNDVFGVQIAAALKNVFAIAFGILDAYKLNYPNLIGNNTESFLFSISLNDIKDIAIELGGRNIETFLFLSGSGDLDVTCRSIFGRNRRFGNEIVSKSILESFFSIDDLINNIEKIGYLPEGVLAAKLIFSLLKELNRDLNSNSLLSVIYKILNKELGAESVIEYMRGIRK from the coding sequence ATGAAAATATCAGTAATAGGAGCGGGTGCTTGGGGAACAGCTATTGCAAAGTCTTTGGCAGATAAATTTGATTTTAATATTTTTTTATGGTCTTTTGAAGAAGATGTTAAGAATGGTATTAATAATGATAATGTTAATGCTAAATATTTAAAAGGAATTAAATTGCCAAAAAATTTGGTTGCAAGTTCAGATTTGTTTGAAGTTGTATCGATGTCTGATTATATTTTCATTGTAACGCCTTCTCTTTTTACTGTTGATATTTTGAAAAAATTGGATCAATTTTTTAATTCTTTAAAGATAAAGCCAAAATTAGCAATACTTACAAAAGGGTTTATTACTTTTAATGGAAAAACTCAGACAGTTATTGAAGCTGCTGAGAGAGTTATGAAAGGGTATAAAGACGAAATTACTTATATTGTTGGTCCAAGCCATGCTGAGGAAGTTGGACTTGGTGTTATAACAGGACTTGTTGCGGCTAGCAATAACAGAGAAAATGCATATTTGTTTATTAATTTATTTGCTCAAACCCCAATTTCTTTGTTTTATAGCAATGATGTTTTTGGGGTGCAAATAGCAGCAGCGTTAAAAAATGTGTTTGCAATTGCATTTGGAATTTTAGATGCATATAAATTGAATTATCCTAATTTAATAGGGAATAATACAGAATCATTTTTATTTTCAATATCTTTAAATGATATAAAGGATATTGCAATTGAGCTTGGGGGAAGAAATATTGAAACATTTTTATTTTTGTCTGGTTCTGGTGATTTAGATGTTACTTGTAGAAGCATATTTGGAAGAAATAGACGGTTTGGCAATGAAATTGTTAGCAAAAGCATTTTAGAAAGCTTTTTTAGTATAGATGATTTGATAAATAATATTGAAAAAATCGGATATTTGCCAGAAGGAGTTTTGGCTGCTAAATTGATTTTTTCCCTTTTAAAAGAATTAAATCGTGATCTCAATTCTAATAGTTTGTTAAGTGTTATATATAAAATTTTGAATAAAGAGTTGGGGGCTGAATCTGTTATTGAGTATATGAGGGGTATTAGAAAATAA
- a CDS encoding PTS transporter subunit EIIB: MIDLEKTNKIKVAEHIVECFGGIKNIKNIKKDITRIKILVDSNSLVKRDDLTKNDNIIGTIKSNELTEIVMNFEIIEDVYNKILYMMNDQKQ; encoded by the coding sequence ATGATAGATTTAGAAAAAACAAATAAAATCAAAGTAGCAGAGCATATTGTAGAATGCTTTGGAGGAATCAAAAATATTAAAAATATAAAAAAAGACATTACAAGAATAAAAATTTTAGTAGATAGTAATTCTTTAGTCAAAAGAGACGATTTAACAAAAAATGACAACATAATAGGAACTATTAAATCTAATGAACTTACAGAAATTGTAATGAATTTTGAAATAATCGAAGATGTTTATAATAAAATTTTATATATGATGAATGATCAAAAACAATAA
- a CDS encoding aminopeptidase, whose amino-acid sequence MKKQNPWISLSEEEKNQIFNFSENYKKFISKFKTEREVASYALDKAKKKGFLNAEEKKNLMPGDKIFYTCREKTVAFAIIGKNPIENGMNLIVSHTDSPRLDAKPSPISEENELVFLKTNYYGGIKKYQWLSTPLSIRGVIFLKNGEKVEINIGDNENDPVFVIPDILPHLDRKIQRNKKSDEIIEGENLKILIGSLPIETKEKNKVKLATLQLIKEKYKIEEEDFVSSEIEIVPAGTAKDVGFDKALIGAYGQDDKICVYTSLESIFDLEEIPNKTAICFLVDKEEIGSTGSTGLDSRYLEYFVSDMIFKIKKSEYNNLHVQKALWNSKSISADVCAAINPLFSSVHDEQNAPKLGYGIPIMKYTGHGGKSMASDADAELVSYIRQLLNKNNIAWQVATLGKVEEGGGGTVAKFLAGYGIRTIDMGPAVISMHSPMEITSKFDLYNAYLAYKAFYKE is encoded by the coding sequence ATGAAAAAGCAAAATCCATGGATATCTTTAAGCGAAGAAGAAAAAAATCAAATTTTCAATTTTTCCGAAAATTACAAAAAATTTATAAGTAAATTTAAAACAGAAAGAGAAGTTGCATCCTATGCCCTAGATAAAGCAAAAAAAAAGGGATTTCTTAACGCTGAAGAGAAAAAAAATTTAATGCCGGGCGATAAAATTTTTTATACCTGTAGAGAAAAAACTGTTGCTTTTGCTATTATTGGCAAAAATCCTATTGAAAATGGAATGAACTTAATTGTCTCTCACACAGATTCACCAAGACTTGATGCAAAACCTTCGCCAATCTCTGAAGAAAACGAACTTGTATTTCTTAAAACTAACTATTATGGGGGAATAAAAAAGTATCAGTGGTTATCTACGCCCCTTTCAATAAGAGGTGTGATATTCTTAAAAAATGGAGAAAAGGTTGAAATTAATATTGGTGATAATGAAAACGATCCTGTATTTGTAATTCCTGACATTTTGCCCCATCTTGATAGAAAAATACAAAGGAATAAAAAATCAGATGAAATTATTGAAGGGGAAAATCTAAAAATTTTAATTGGAAGCCTTCCAATCGAAACAAAAGAAAAAAATAAAGTTAAACTAGCAACTCTACAATTAATAAAAGAAAAATATAAAATAGAAGAAGAAGATTTTGTATCATCAGAAATTGAAATAGTACCCGCAGGAACAGCAAAAGACGTTGGATTTGACAAAGCTTTAATTGGTGCTTATGGACAAGATGACAAAATATGCGTCTACACTTCACTAGAATCCATATTTGATCTTGAAGAGATTCCAAACAAAACAGCTATTTGCTTTCTTGTGGATAAAGAAGAAATTGGTTCAACAGGTTCAACTGGATTAGACTCAAGATATCTTGAATATTTTGTTTCTGATATGATCTTTAAAATTAAAAAATCAGAATACAATAATCTTCACGTCCAAAAAGCTTTATGGAATTCAAAAAGCATTTCTGCTGATGTTTGTGCAGCAATAAACCCACTATTTAGCTCAGTTCATGACGAACAAAATGCTCCCAAACTTGGCTATGGTATACCCATAATGAAATACACAGGACATGGTGGAAAAAGCATGGCCAGCGATGCTGATGCTGAGCTTGTTTCTTATATTAGGCAATTATTAAATAAAAACAATATAGCCTGGCAAGTAGCAACACTTGGAAAAGTAGAAGAAGGGGGAGGAGGAACTGTTGCTAAATTCTTAGCTGGCTATGGAATAAGAACAATAGATATGGGACCAGCTGTTATAAGCATGCATTCTCCAATGGAAATAACTTCCAAATTTGATTTATACAATGCTTACTTGGCATACAAAGCTTTCTACAAAGAATAA
- the p22 gene encoding lipoprotein P22, with the protein MYKIGFLKNYLIIGFVLFLIIACTSKDSSNEYVEEQENNSSKIDDASKIDEHTIGHVFHAMGVVHSKNDRKSLGENIKVFYFSEKDGYFETIPSKEGAKLIVYLYDNIYAGEAPISISGKEAFIFVGITSDFKKIINSNLHGAKSDLIGTFKDLNIKNSKLEITVDENNSDAKTYLESVNYIIDGIEKISPIIMN; encoded by the coding sequence ATGTATAAAATTGGTTTTTTAAAAAACTATTTAATAATAGGGTTTGTATTATTTTTAATAATTGCGTGTACCTCAAAAGATAGCTCAAATGAATATGTTGAGGAGCAAGAGAATAACTCTTCGAAAATCGATGATGCTTCTAAAATAGATGAACATACTATTGGGCATGTTTTTCATGCTATGGGAGTAGTTCATTCAAAAAATGATAGAAAAAGTTTAGGGGAAAATATAAAGGTTTTTTATTTTTCTGAAAAAGATGGATACTTTGAAACAATACCTTCAAAAGAGGGTGCAAAGTTGATAGTTTATCTTTATGACAATATTTATGCAGGAGAAGCTCCAATTAGTATCTCTGGAAAAGAAGCGTTTATTTTTGTTGGCATTACCTCTGATTTTAAAAAGATTATAAATAGTAATTTACATGGTGCTAAAAGCGATCTTATTGGCACTTTTAAAGATCTTAATATTAAAAATTCAAAATTAGAAATTACAGTTGATGAGAATAATTCAGATGCCAAGACTTATCTTGAATCTGTTAATTATATTATTGACGGTATTGAAAAAATTTCACCTATAATAATGAATTAA
- the mgsA gene encoding methylglyoxal synthase, whose product MEKKIALIAHDKKKDDLVNFVKQNHLFLSKFKLIATGTTGSRIQQATNLTVVKYKSGPMGGDQQIGAEVAEGNVLAIFFFRDPLTSQPHEPDVSALIRLCDVHKIPLATNVKTAEILIKGLESLILR is encoded by the coding sequence ATGGAAAAAAAAATAGCATTAATTGCGCATGATAAAAAAAAGGATGATTTGGTAAATTTTGTCAAACAAAACCATCTCTTCTTATCCAAATTCAAGCTTATTGCAACAGGAACAACAGGATCCAGAATCCAACAAGCTACCAATCTTACGGTTGTTAAATATAAATCGGGCCCTATGGGGGGAGATCAGCAAATTGGAGCTGAAGTGGCTGAAGGAAATGTCTTAGCCATATTCTTCTTTAGAGATCCACTAACAAGCCAGCCTCACGAACCAGATGTATCAGCTCTTATTAGGCTTTGTGATGTACATAAAATACCGCTTGCAACTAACGTAAAAACAGCAGAAATTTTAATAAAAGGACTTGAGAGTTTGATTTTAAGATAG
- a CDS encoding EAL domain-containing protein: MKGVNNFQNINSVVISKKEIDVGDLIKLKSIFNLVQIVKSEKALYSEYVKQNNIKFAIIYNYENPIDFSINVANELKNTNKIHSIIISNEEFDKEYLKLNHIEIIKDISELEYKRNLIHQKKLFCDNQNTTLDFFLNLSELIKEIVIITNTKNEIIYINEKGSKNLNLPMKTSGNTIKVTDIDIRDWEKLKKIDLSYHTNSIPEFKNILITNCLLTLKNNKKLYVDVFISTIDQNNIDKLITIKEIPNFNEIENYKYLEIIGSQDEIQNAKEIEKLLVNHMDIYKKKRIYLLNLDLSLTTEYEYKEDREKLNVKILKIMYLKIMSLYSEYIFKLKNNNLIVIICTSGDENQIISIAQKIKKTIVLALRKEGIIIFEFNIGIIEVNLRENLEFKIPKLMMATKISSEYKDSNPIIYKEELPEAVILKNQNKIFQYILKAIKNDFFTLYYQKINPLKKNLKPKIEILTRLFDHMGKPIPNDQIFSLIDKYNLTVEVDKLVVKKALREYKSFVSKNGIHVFSINISPYSLKSQNFRIFLRDTLLKSQIPLQNICLEITETGILENFEIINKYFQELKSFGIKLALDDFGSGHTSLSYIKTLPIDLLKIDGSFIKAINSSEIDFVIIKSIKKIADTKNIKIIAEFVYNEEILKKINELEIDYGQGFLWHKPEPI, encoded by the coding sequence ATGAAAGGGGTTAATAATTTTCAAAATATAAATTCTGTTGTAATCTCTAAAAAAGAAATTGATGTTGGAGATCTTATAAAACTTAAATCTATTTTTAACTTAGTTCAAATCGTAAAATCTGAAAAAGCTTTATACAGCGAATATGTAAAGCAAAATAATATTAAATTTGCCATTATTTATAATTATGAAAACCCAATAGATTTTTCAATAAACGTTGCAAATGAATTAAAAAATACAAACAAAATCCATTCCATTATAATTAGCAATGAAGAATTTGATAAGGAATATTTAAAACTTAATCACATAGAAATAATAAAAGATATAAGCGAATTAGAATATAAGCGAAACTTAATACACCAAAAAAAACTCTTTTGTGACAATCAAAACACAACTTTGGACTTCTTCTTAAATTTATCAGAACTTATCAAAGAAATAGTAATCATCACAAACACCAAAAATGAAATTATTTATATCAATGAAAAAGGTAGTAAAAATCTTAATCTTCCAATGAAAACCTCTGGAAATACAATCAAAGTAACTGACATAGATATTAGAGATTGGGAAAAGTTAAAAAAAATAGATTTAAGTTACCATACAAATTCTATTCCTGAATTTAAAAATATATTAATAACCAATTGTCTTTTAACTTTGAAAAATAATAAAAAACTATATGTAGATGTATTTATTAGCACAATCGATCAAAATAATATTGACAAATTAATAACAATCAAAGAAATACCAAACTTTAATGAAATAGAAAACTATAAATATCTAGAAATTATTGGTTCACAAGACGAGATACAAAATGCCAAAGAAATTGAAAAATTACTAGTAAACCATATGGATATTTACAAAAAAAAAAGAATATATTTACTTAATTTAGACCTATCCCTAACAACAGAATATGAATATAAAGAGGATAGAGAAAAGCTTAATGTAAAAATACTTAAAATAATGTATTTAAAAATAATGTCATTATACTCTGAATATATTTTTAAGCTAAAAAATAACAATTTAATAGTAATTATATGTACAAGTGGTGATGAAAATCAAATAATCTCAATTGCCCAAAAAATCAAAAAAACAATTGTGCTAGCATTAAGAAAAGAAGGTATTATTATATTTGAATTCAATATCGGAATAATAGAAGTAAATTTAAGAGAAAATTTGGAATTCAAAATCCCTAAATTAATGATGGCTACAAAAATATCATCGGAATATAAAGACTCTAATCCCATTATATACAAAGAAGAACTACCAGAAGCAGTGATCTTAAAAAATCAAAACAAAATCTTTCAATATATACTCAAAGCAATAAAAAATGATTTTTTTACTCTTTATTATCAAAAAATAAATCCTCTTAAAAAGAACTTAAAGCCTAAAATAGAAATCTTGACAAGACTTTTTGACCACATGGGTAAACCAATTCCAAACGATCAAATTTTTAGCTTAATAGACAAATATAATTTAACTGTTGAGGTTGATAAATTAGTGGTTAAAAAGGCTTTAAGAGAATATAAAAGCTTTGTATCAAAAAATGGAATTCACGTTTTCTCAATCAACATATCTCCTTATTCACTAAAATCCCAAAACTTTCGAATCTTTTTAAGAGATACTTTACTCAAAAGCCAAATCCCACTTCAAAATATATGCTTAGAAATTACAGAAACTGGAATCCTTGAAAATTTTGAGATAATAAATAAATATTTTCAAGAATTAAAAAGTTTTGGGATCAAACTAGCACTTGATGATTTTGGAAGCGGACATACATCACTCTCATATATTAAAACACTGCCAATAGACTTGCTTAAAATAGATGGGTCTTTCATAAAAGCAATAAACTCCAGTGAAATAGATTTTGTAATAATAAAATCTATTAAAAAAATAGCAGATACAAAAAATATAAAAATTATTGCCGAATTTGTATATAATGAAGAAATATTAAAAAAAATAAATGAACTAGAAATAGACTATGGACAAGGATTTTTATGGCACAAACCAGAACCAATATAA